In Hamadaea flava, a genomic segment contains:
- a CDS encoding LON peptidase substrate-binding domain-containing protein gives MSPRLPLFPLGTVLFPGLVLPLHIFEERYRQLIRQLIDLPDGTPREFGVVAIDQGLEVLPPNPGSDVTELSLHDIGCVAQLRQVTEHPDGHFDIVAVGDRRFKITGIAADDAPYPVAHVEWYPEPDADAEADELAPQVLSIFRDYLSALRGGPDDQLPDDPKVLSHLVAASTALTVADRQALLAAPDTTTRMRLEIKILHRESALLRQVRAVPMPPSELHKPPSLN, from the coding sequence ATGTCGCCTCGGTTGCCGCTGTTTCCGCTCGGGACGGTGTTGTTCCCGGGACTGGTTCTGCCCCTGCACATCTTCGAGGAGCGCTACCGCCAGCTGATCCGCCAGCTGATCGACCTGCCCGACGGGACTCCGCGCGAGTTCGGCGTGGTCGCCATCGATCAGGGGCTGGAGGTTCTGCCGCCCAATCCGGGCTCGGACGTCACCGAGCTCAGCCTGCACGACATCGGGTGCGTGGCGCAGTTGCGTCAGGTCACCGAACATCCGGACGGGCACTTCGACATCGTCGCGGTCGGCGACCGCCGGTTCAAGATCACCGGAATCGCCGCCGACGACGCCCCCTACCCCGTCGCACACGTCGAGTGGTACCCGGAGCCGGACGCCGACGCGGAGGCCGACGAACTGGCCCCCCAAGTGCTGTCCATCTTCCGGGACTATCTGTCGGCGCTGCGCGGCGGACCCGACGACCAACTGCCCGACGATCCGAAGGTGCTCTCCCACCTGGTGGCGGCCAGCACAGCGCTGACCGTGGCCGACCGGCAAGCCCTGCTCGCCGCGCCGGACACCACTACCCGGATGCGCCTGGAGATCAAGATCCTGCACCGCGAATCGGCCCTGCTCCGGCAGGTCCGGGCGGTGCCGATGCCGCCGTCGGAGCTGCACAAGCCGCCGTCGCTCAACTGA
- the dnaE gene encoding DNA polymerase III subunit alpha, with translation MADNFVHLHVHTEYSILDGAARIKEVMAEASRLGMPAVAITDHGNLHGLADFYKAAKGVGLTPVLGIEAYLAPGSRFDRKPVRWGTADQRSDDVSGAGRYTHATMWAQNNTGLHNLFRLSSRASLEGQYGKPRMDADLLAEYADGLMATTGCPSGEVQTRLRLGHEEEAFKAAARYRDIFGPDNYFVEIMDHGLEIERRVRDGLLDIARRLSLRPVVTNDLHYSRPDQAAAHDALLCVQTQANISDTNRFRFDGQGYYVKSAEEMYAVDASDVWQEGCRNTLLIAERVDLTGMFEARNLMPRFPVPDGQTEQSWFEEEVWRGMQRRFPEGIPDDRRKQCEYEIGVIQQMGFPGYFLIVADFVMWAKENGGATRVGPGRGSAAGSMVAYALGITELDPISHGLIFERFLNPERVSMPDIDMDFDERLRVEAIRYVTEKYGNDRVSMIGTFGTIKAKAAIKDAARVLGYPYAVGDRITKAMPPAVMGKDIPLSGIFDPNHQRYAEAAEIRALHDSDADVAKVMEVARGLEGLVRQTGVHAAGILMSAEPLIDHVPLQRREDDGAIITQWDYPTCESIGLIKMDFLGLRNLSILDDALKNLEATTGRTIDLNSLPLADAATFELLARGDTLGVFQLDGGPMRDLLRLMRPDSFEDISAALALYRPGPMGANSHTNYALRKTGQQPVVPIHPELAEPLEEILGPTYGLIVYQEQVQMAAVKLAGYSLGKADNLRKAMGKKIKAVLDKEFAPFRDGMRANGYSDEAIQTLWDILVPFADYAFNKAHTASYGLVSFWTAYLKANYPAEYMAALLTSVGDDKDKMAVYLAECKRMGIQVMLPDVNSSVGPFAPVDGDIRFGLSAVRNVGTNVVDAIVRARTEKGAFTSFADFMSKVDLVVCNKRTIESLIKAGAFDSLGHPRRGLLDVHEQAVEAVTGIKRQEANGQFDLFGAVMPAEDTVVGLDLTVREGEWDRKTLLSFEREMLGLYVSSHPLAGTERILRAHADRTISDLLSDEPNDGTNVSIAGMLVNITRRTTKQGKLWASATLEDLAGSIEVLFFPNTYEMVGPQLAEDLIVAVKGRINRRDTGSMSVFATDLAILQVSDADLDAHPPVTLNVAGERIPQLHDELFRIVASHPGEHPLLLRIRWAGGGGIFEVGPERVNPDGAFRSEIKQLLGAGSLG, from the coding sequence GTGGCTGACAACTTCGTTCACCTGCATGTGCACACCGAGTACTCGATTCTCGACGGTGCGGCGCGCATCAAAGAAGTCATGGCAGAGGCATCCCGACTGGGAATGCCCGCGGTGGCGATCACCGATCACGGCAACCTGCACGGTCTGGCCGACTTCTACAAGGCGGCCAAAGGGGTCGGGTTGACGCCCGTCCTGGGCATCGAAGCGTACCTGGCACCCGGCAGCCGGTTCGATCGCAAGCCGGTGCGGTGGGGTACCGCGGATCAGCGCAGCGACGACGTCTCCGGAGCCGGTCGCTACACCCACGCGACGATGTGGGCGCAGAACAACACCGGCCTGCACAACCTGTTTCGGTTGTCGTCCCGGGCCTCCCTCGAGGGGCAGTACGGCAAGCCCCGGATGGACGCCGACCTGCTGGCCGAATATGCCGACGGGCTCATGGCGACCACCGGCTGTCCTTCCGGCGAGGTGCAGACACGGCTGCGGCTCGGCCACGAGGAGGAGGCGTTCAAGGCCGCGGCGAGGTATCGGGACATCTTCGGCCCGGACAACTACTTCGTCGAGATCATGGACCACGGTCTGGAGATCGAGCGCCGGGTGCGAGACGGGCTGCTGGACATCGCCCGCCGGTTGAGCTTGCGGCCCGTGGTCACCAACGACCTGCACTACTCACGGCCCGATCAGGCGGCCGCGCACGACGCCCTGCTCTGTGTGCAGACCCAGGCGAACATCTCGGACACGAACCGGTTCCGGTTCGACGGTCAGGGCTACTACGTCAAGAGTGCCGAGGAGATGTATGCCGTCGACGCCTCGGATGTGTGGCAGGAGGGCTGCCGCAACACGCTGCTGATCGCCGAGCGGGTGGATCTGACGGGGATGTTCGAGGCGAGGAACCTCATGCCTCGCTTCCCCGTTCCGGACGGCCAGACCGAGCAGAGCTGGTTCGAGGAAGAGGTCTGGCGCGGGATGCAGCGCCGGTTCCCCGAGGGCATCCCCGACGACCGGCGCAAGCAGTGTGAGTACGAGATCGGCGTCATCCAGCAGATGGGGTTCCCGGGCTACTTCCTCATCGTCGCCGACTTCGTCATGTGGGCCAAGGAGAACGGCGGCGCCACCAGGGTGGGTCCCGGCCGTGGGTCTGCCGCGGGGTCGATGGTCGCCTATGCGCTGGGCATCACCGAACTTGATCCGATCAGCCATGGTCTGATCTTCGAGCGCTTCCTCAATCCCGAGCGTGTGTCGATGCCCGATATCGACATGGACTTCGACGAGCGTTTGCGCGTCGAGGCCATTCGGTACGTGACGGAGAAGTACGGCAACGACCGGGTGTCGATGATCGGCACCTTCGGCACGATCAAGGCGAAGGCCGCGATCAAGGATGCCGCGCGGGTGCTGGGTTATCCGTACGCGGTCGGCGACCGGATCACCAAAGCGATGCCGCCGGCGGTGATGGGTAAAGACATTCCCCTGTCCGGGATCTTCGACCCGAACCATCAACGGTATGCCGAGGCCGCCGAGATCCGGGCGCTGCACGATTCCGACGCCGACGTCGCCAAGGTGATGGAGGTGGCTCGCGGGCTGGAGGGTCTGGTCCGGCAGACAGGTGTGCACGCCGCGGGCATCCTCATGTCGGCTGAACCGCTGATCGACCACGTTCCGCTGCAACGGCGTGAGGACGACGGGGCGATCATCACCCAGTGGGACTATCCCACATGCGAGTCCATCGGCCTGATCAAGATGGACTTCCTTGGCTTGCGGAACCTGTCGATCCTCGACGACGCGTTGAAGAACCTGGAAGCCACTACCGGGCGCACGATCGACCTCAACTCGCTGCCGTTGGCGGACGCGGCCACCTTCGAGCTGCTGGCCCGTGGCGACACCCTAGGCGTGTTCCAGCTTGACGGCGGCCCGATGCGGGACCTGCTCCGGTTGATGCGTCCCGACAGTTTCGAGGACATCTCCGCCGCCCTGGCCTTGTACCGGCCGGGTCCGATGGGTGCCAACAGCCACACCAACTATGCGTTGCGCAAGACCGGCCAGCAGCCCGTGGTTCCGATCCACCCGGAGCTGGCCGAGCCGCTGGAGGAGATCCTCGGCCCGACCTACGGCCTGATCGTCTATCAGGAGCAGGTCCAGATGGCCGCCGTGAAGCTGGCCGGCTACAGCCTCGGCAAGGCCGACAATCTGCGCAAGGCCATGGGTAAGAAGATCAAGGCCGTCCTTGATAAGGAGTTCGCGCCGTTCCGTGACGGCATGCGTGCGAACGGCTACTCCGATGAGGCGATCCAAACCCTGTGGGACATCCTGGTCCCGTTCGCCGACTACGCCTTCAACAAGGCCCACACGGCTTCCTATGGGCTGGTGTCGTTCTGGACGGCGTACCTGAAGGCGAACTATCCGGCTGAATACATGGCGGCGCTGCTGACCTCGGTCGGCGACGACAAGGACAAGATGGCCGTCTACCTCGCCGAATGTAAGCGGATGGGCATTCAGGTCATGTTGCCCGACGTCAACAGCTCGGTCGGCCCGTTCGCCCCGGTGGACGGCGACATTCGGTTCGGCCTGTCCGCCGTGCGTAACGTCGGCACCAACGTCGTCGACGCGATCGTGCGAGCCCGTACGGAGAAGGGGGCCTTCACCTCCTTCGCCGACTTCATGTCCAAGGTCGATCTCGTGGTCTGCAACAAGCGGACCATCGAGTCTTTGATCAAGGCGGGGGCGTTCGACAGCCTGGGCCATCCCCGCCGAGGGCTGCTCGATGTCCATGAGCAGGCGGTGGAAGCCGTCACCGGGATCAAACGGCAGGAAGCCAACGGCCAGTTCGATCTGTTCGGTGCGGTCATGCCGGCCGAGGACACCGTCGTCGGCCTGGATCTGACGGTCCGCGAAGGCGAATGGGACCGGAAGACACTGCTCAGCTTCGAGCGGGAGATGCTCGGCCTGTACGTCTCCTCGCACCCGCTGGCCGGCACCGAACGGATCTTGCGTGCGCACGCGGACCGGACGATCAGCGATCTGTTGTCCGACGAGCCCAACGACGGGACGAATGTCAGCATCGCCGGGATGCTGGTCAACATCACCCGGCGGACGACCAAGCAGGGCAAGCTGTGGGCGTCTGCCACGCTGGAAGACCTCGCCGGGTCGATCGAGGTGCTGTTCTTCCCGAACACCTACGAAATGGTCGGTCCGCAGCTGGCCGAAGACCTGATCGTGGCGGTCAAGGGCCGGATCAATCGGCGTGACACCGGGTCGATGTCCGTGTTCGCCACCGACCTGGCGATCCTGCAGGTTTCCGACGCCGACCTGGACGCTCACCCGCCGGTCACGCTCAACGTGGCCGGCGAACGCATCCCTCAGCTTCACGACGAGCTGTTTCGGATCGTGGCCTCGCACCCGGGCGAGCACCCGTTGCTGCTGCGGATTCGGTGGGCCGGCGGTGGCGGCATCTTCGAGGTCGGTCCGGAGCGGGTCAATCCGGACGGCGCTTTCCGATCCGAGATCAAGCAGCTCCTGGGGGCGGGCTCGCTCGGCTGA
- the hisH gene encoding imidazole glycerol phosphate synthase subunit HisH yields MAPSVTILDYGSGNLRSAERAVAATGARVTVTDDLTAAADADGLVVPGVGAFAACMAGIEEAKAGPVIAERVAAGRPVLGICVGAQVMFTEGDEHGVITPGLGLLPGRVTRLPVRRVPHIGWNTVSPPVGSTLFPSPEERFYFVHSFAASPADFADSDALVTTTEHEGAVFVAAVEAGPLSVTQFHPEKSGAAGAGLLRAWVATL; encoded by the coding sequence ATGGCCCCCTCGGTCACCATCCTCGACTACGGCTCCGGCAACCTCCGCTCGGCCGAACGCGCGGTCGCGGCGACCGGCGCCCGGGTGACCGTCACCGACGACCTGACCGCGGCGGCGGACGCCGACGGCCTGGTGGTGCCCGGCGTCGGCGCGTTCGCCGCCTGCATGGCCGGGATCGAGGAGGCCAAGGCGGGGCCGGTGATCGCCGAGCGGGTCGCCGCCGGCCGCCCGGTCCTCGGCATCTGCGTCGGCGCCCAGGTGATGTTCACCGAAGGCGACGAACACGGGGTCATCACCCCGGGGCTGGGCCTGCTGCCCGGCCGGGTCACCCGGCTGCCCGTACGCCGAGTCCCGCACATCGGCTGGAACACGGTCTCGCCACCGGTCGGCTCGACGTTGTTCCCGTCGCCGGAGGAGCGCTTCTACTTCGTGCACTCGTTCGCCGCCTCGCCGGCCGACTTCGCCGACTCGGACGCGCTCGTCACGACGACCGAACACGAAGGCGCGGTCTTCGTCGCCGCGGTGGAGGCCGGGCCGCTCAGCGTCACCCAGTTCCACCCCGAGAAGTCCGGCGCGGCCGGGGCGGGCCTGCTGCGCGCCTGGGTCGCCACGCTATGA
- the hisB gene encoding imidazoleglycerol-phosphate dehydratase HisB, with amino-acid sequence MGTATVEHSARRALVERITAETKVVVDLDLDGTGQADIATGVGFFDHMLHQIARHGGFDVRVKTDGDLVIDAHHTIEDTALALGTALDKALGDRKGIRRYGDATVPMDEVLVRAALDLSGRPYVVHDEPELAPMIGPIYPTSMTRHIWESFAQTARMTLHVDVLRAARPGGRPDAHHVVEGQFKAVARALRDAVAIDPRFAGVLPSTKEAL; translated from the coding sequence ATGGGTACCGCGACCGTTGAGCACAGTGCCCGCAGGGCACTCGTCGAGCGCATCACGGCCGAGACGAAGGTCGTCGTCGACCTGGACCTGGACGGCACCGGCCAGGCCGACATCGCGACCGGCGTCGGCTTCTTCGACCACATGCTGCACCAGATCGCCCGGCACGGCGGCTTCGACGTGCGGGTGAAGACCGACGGCGATCTGGTCATCGACGCGCACCACACCATCGAGGACACCGCGCTGGCCCTCGGCACGGCGCTCGACAAGGCGCTCGGCGACCGCAAGGGCATCCGCCGCTACGGCGACGCGACGGTGCCGATGGACGAGGTGCTCGTCCGCGCCGCGCTCGACCTGTCCGGCCGCCCGTACGTGGTGCACGACGAGCCCGAGCTGGCCCCGATGATCGGGCCGATCTACCCGACCAGCATGACCCGGCACATCTGGGAGTCGTTCGCGCAGACCGCCCGGATGACGCTGCACGTGGACGTGCTGCGCGCGGCCCGCCCCGGCGGCCGTCCCGACGCCCACCACGTGGTGGAGGGCCAGTTCAAGGCGGTTGCCCGCGCGCTGCGCGACGCCGTCGCCATCGACCCCCGGTTCGCCGGCGTCCTGCCGTCCACAAAGGAGGCACTCTGA
- the aroA gene encoding 3-phosphoshikimate 1-carboxyvinyltransferase has translation MTEVVIPGSKSVMARALFLAAAADGVSTLRQPLASDDTEAFAYGLRDLGYEVDLRPDVWTVTGLPHGPSAGERSRETPGVRSASASVYTRDAGTASRFLPALVAAGHGTFRFDASAQMRRRPVAPLVDALRQLGVEVSCDETEGHLPLTVHADGVKGGTLTLDASLSSQFLTALLMLGPLTTDGLVIRVGELVSVPYIEITLAMMRRFGATVDWSGDTFTVAPGGYQARDYLIEPDASSASYFFAAAAVTGREVTVHGLGSESLQGDVRFVDVLARMGATVRVAPESVTVIGPENGRLDGVTVNMRDISDTMPTLAAIAPYASSPVRIEDVYNTRVKECDRLETSAVNLRRLGIAVETGRDWIEIQPGQPQAAEILTERDHRIAMSFSVTGLRTPGITLDDPDCVKKTFPTFHSVFHSAFPGLR, from the coding sequence GTGACCGAGGTCGTGATCCCGGGGTCGAAGTCGGTGATGGCGCGCGCGCTGTTCCTGGCGGCGGCGGCGGACGGGGTGAGCACCCTGCGTCAGCCGCTCGCCTCCGACGACACCGAGGCGTTCGCCTACGGCCTGCGCGATCTCGGATACGAGGTCGACCTGCGGCCGGACGTGTGGACGGTCACCGGGCTGCCGCACGGTCCGTCAGCCGGGGAGCGCTCGCGCGAGACGCCAGGAGTGCGGTCAGCCAGTGCGAGCGTCTACACGAGGGACGCCGGCACGGCCTCTCGCTTCCTGCCCGCGCTGGTCGCGGCCGGGCACGGCACGTTCCGTTTCGACGCCTCGGCGCAGATGCGCCGCCGTCCGGTCGCCCCGCTGGTCGACGCGCTGCGGCAGCTCGGCGTCGAGGTCTCGTGCGACGAGACCGAGGGGCACCTGCCGCTCACCGTCCACGCCGACGGCGTCAAGGGCGGCACGCTCACCCTCGACGCCTCGCTGTCCTCGCAGTTCCTCACCGCACTGCTCATGCTCGGTCCACTCACGACGGACGGGCTCGTGATCCGCGTGGGCGAACTGGTCTCGGTGCCGTACATCGAGATCACGCTCGCGATGATGCGCCGCTTCGGCGCCACCGTCGACTGGTCCGGCGACACCTTCACCGTCGCGCCGGGCGGCTACCAGGCCCGCGACTACCTGATCGAACCCGACGCGTCCAGCGCCAGCTACTTCTTCGCCGCCGCCGCGGTCACCGGCCGCGAGGTCACGGTCCACGGCCTGGGCAGCGAAAGCTTGCAGGGTGACGTGCGGTTCGTCGACGTCCTGGCCCGGATGGGCGCGACGGTACGCGTAGCGCCCGAGTCGGTGACGGTGATCGGCCCCGAGAACGGGCGGCTCGACGGGGTGACCGTGAACATGCGCGACATCTCCGACACGATGCCGACGCTGGCCGCGATCGCCCCGTACGCCTCGTCGCCGGTCCGCATCGAAGACGTCTACAACACCCGGGTCAAGGAGTGCGACCGGCTGGAGACGTCGGCCGTGAACCTGCGCCGTCTCGGGATCGCCGTCGAGACGGGCCGGGACTGGATCGAGATCCAGCCGGGGCAGCCGCAGGCCGCCGAGATCCTGACCGAACGGGATCACCGGATCGCGATGAGCTTCAGCGTCACCGGACTGCGTACGCCGGGGATCACCCTGGACGACCCGGACTGCGTCAAGAAGACCTTCCCGACGTTCCACTCCGTCTTCCACTCCGCGTTCCCCGGGCTCCGTTGA
- a CDS encoding DUF2567 domain-containing protein, whose protein sequence is MVDESEYAWVPEPAPEPRRPVLVLLQSLAVLLAGVLGFPLGLLWQQLAPNVPVLIVQDGAVYNDPQPEQFMSGDGWFAVLGFSFGVVLAVVTWILFRRLRGPLLIVLLAVAGTVAAVIAWKFGRQLGLDAYLKELHSAPAGTELGKPNDLRVQLLRWWPPAVEGVLLLPALGSTLTVTLLAAWSRWPSLRAPRSTGTPEAAPGIGPEEAGGPAFS, encoded by the coding sequence GTGGTGGATGAGTCGGAGTACGCCTGGGTCCCCGAGCCCGCGCCGGAGCCCCGCCGGCCCGTGCTGGTCCTGCTCCAGTCCCTCGCCGTGCTGCTGGCCGGCGTACTGGGGTTCCCGCTCGGGCTGCTCTGGCAGCAGCTGGCCCCGAACGTGCCGGTGCTGATCGTCCAGGACGGGGCCGTCTACAACGATCCGCAGCCCGAGCAGTTCATGTCCGGCGACGGCTGGTTCGCCGTGCTCGGCTTCTCGTTCGGCGTGGTTCTCGCCGTCGTCACCTGGATCCTCTTCCGGCGGCTGCGCGGTCCGTTGCTGATCGTGCTGCTCGCGGTGGCGGGCACGGTCGCGGCCGTGATCGCCTGGAAGTTCGGCCGCCAGCTCGGCCTCGACGCGTACCTCAAGGAGCTGCACTCCGCGCCCGCGGGCACGGAGCTGGGCAAGCCCAACGATCTGCGCGTTCAACTGCTGCGGTGGTGGCCGCCCGCCGTCGAGGGCGTGCTGTTGCTGCCCGCGCTCGGCTCCACGCTCACCGTCACCCTGCTCGCGGCCTGGTCACGATGGCCGTCCCTGCGGGCTCCCCGATCCACTGGTACGCCGGAAGCAGCGCCCGGGATCGGCCCGGAGGAGGCGGGCGGCCCCGCGTTCAGTTGA
- the hisD gene encoding histidinol dehydrogenase gives MLTRIDLRGRDVDPRSLLPRAQLDVSQAVEQIRPVIDGVRHHGVDAIQEATERFDGIRPARLRVPVEALKEAEERLDPEVRAALLEAIARTRKVHADQRRTDVTTQVVPGGTVTERWLPVRRVGLYVPGGLAMYPSTVVMNVVPAQAAGVEALVVASPPQKEAGGLPDERVLAACSLLGVDEVYAVGGSQAIAMLAYGSRGSDLERELDPADDCEPVDLITGPGNVWVTAAKRLVRGVVGIDAEAGPTEIAVLADDTADPRHVAADLISQAEHDPLAASVLVTTSAELADAVDAELVRQVSLTKHMERIRIALTGEQSGVVLVGSLDQGLRVVDAYAAEHLEIQTRDARDIAMRVRNAGAIFVGPWAPVSLGDYCAGSNHVLPTGGCARHSSGLSVQSFLRGVHVVEYTEEALRDVAHHVVTLATVEDLPAHGQAVTARFPGDGAA, from the coding sequence GTGTTGACCCGTATCGACCTGCGCGGACGGGATGTCGACCCGCGCAGTCTCCTGCCTCGTGCCCAGCTCGACGTGTCTCAGGCCGTCGAGCAGATCCGTCCGGTCATCGACGGGGTGCGACACCATGGGGTCGACGCGATCCAGGAGGCCACCGAACGCTTCGACGGTATCCGGCCCGCCCGTCTCCGCGTACCAGTGGAGGCTTTGAAGGAGGCCGAGGAGCGGCTCGACCCGGAGGTGCGCGCGGCCCTGCTGGAGGCGATCGCGCGGACCCGGAAGGTCCACGCGGACCAGCGGCGCACGGACGTGACCACGCAGGTCGTGCCGGGCGGCACGGTGACCGAGCGCTGGCTGCCGGTCCGCCGGGTCGGCCTGTACGTGCCGGGCGGCCTCGCGATGTACCCGTCCACGGTGGTGATGAACGTGGTTCCGGCTCAGGCGGCCGGGGTCGAGGCGCTGGTCGTGGCCAGCCCGCCGCAGAAGGAGGCCGGCGGCCTGCCGGACGAGCGGGTGCTGGCGGCGTGCTCGCTGCTGGGCGTCGACGAGGTGTACGCCGTCGGCGGCTCGCAGGCGATCGCGATGCTCGCCTATGGCAGCCGGGGCTCGGACCTGGAGCGGGAGCTGGACCCGGCGGACGACTGCGAGCCGGTCGACCTGATCACCGGGCCGGGCAACGTCTGGGTGACCGCGGCCAAGCGGCTCGTCCGGGGCGTCGTCGGGATCGACGCCGAGGCGGGCCCGACCGAGATCGCCGTCCTGGCCGACGACACCGCCGACCCGCGCCACGTGGCCGCCGACCTGATCAGTCAGGCCGAGCACGACCCGCTGGCAGCGAGCGTCCTGGTCACCACCTCGGCCGAGCTGGCCGACGCGGTGGACGCCGAACTGGTCCGGCAGGTCTCGCTCACCAAGCACATGGAGCGGATTCGCATCGCGCTGACCGGCGAGCAGTCCGGAGTGGTCCTCGTCGGCTCGTTGGACCAGGGGCTGCGCGTCGTCGACGCGTACGCCGCGGAGCACCTGGAGATCCAGACGCGGGACGCCCGTGACATCGCGATGCGCGTACGCAACGCCGGGGCGATCTTCGTCGGCCCCTGGGCGCCGGTGAGCCTCGGCGACTACTGCGCCGGCTCCAACCACGTGCTGCCCACCGGCGGCTGCGCCCGGCACTCCAGCGGACTGTCGGTGCAGTCGTTCCTTCGCGGCGTCCACGTCGTGGAGTACACCGAGGAGGCACTGCGGGACGTGGCGCACCACGTCGTCACCCTCGCCACCGTCGAGGACCTGCCCGCACACGGCCAGGCCGTCACGGCGCGCTTCCCCGGGGACGGTGCCGCGTGA
- the priA gene encoding bifunctional 1-(5-phosphoribosyl)-5-((5-phosphoribosylamino)methylideneamino)imidazole-4-carboxamide isomerase/phosphoribosylanthranilate isomerase PriA — protein sequence MTLELLPAVDVAGGQAVRLVQGAAGTETAYGDPLEAALDFARQGAQWIHLVDLDAAFGRGSNAEQLAAVVRALDCRVELSGGIRDDESLRRALGTGAARVNIGTAALEDPEWCDRVVGEYADRVAIGLDVRGRTLSARGWTRDGGDLFDVLARLERAGCARYVVTDVHRDGTMTGPNLQLLRDVCGATDKPVVASGGVSTLDDLRALATLEKEGVEGVIAGKALYAGAFTVAEALAALEEA from the coding sequence ATGACACTGGAGCTGCTGCCGGCCGTCGACGTCGCCGGGGGCCAGGCCGTACGCCTGGTGCAGGGCGCCGCGGGCACGGAGACGGCGTACGGCGATCCGCTGGAGGCGGCGCTGGACTTCGCCCGGCAGGGGGCGCAGTGGATTCATCTCGTCGACCTGGACGCCGCGTTCGGCCGGGGCTCCAACGCCGAGCAGCTGGCCGCCGTCGTCCGTGCCTTGGACTGCAGGGTCGAGCTGTCCGGGGGCATTCGCGACGACGAGTCGCTGCGGCGGGCGCTGGGCACCGGGGCCGCCCGGGTCAACATCGGCACGGCGGCGCTGGAGGACCCGGAGTGGTGCGATCGCGTCGTCGGCGAGTACGCCGACCGCGTCGCCATCGGGTTGGACGTCCGTGGGCGTACCCTCTCGGCGAGAGGCTGGACCCGCGACGGCGGTGACCTGTTCGACGTGCTGGCGCGTCTGGAGCGCGCGGGCTGTGCCCGGTACGTCGTGACGGACGTGCACCGCGACGGCACGATGACCGGGCCGAACCTGCAGCTGCTGCGCGACGTCTGCGGCGCGACCGACAAGCCGGTGGTGGCCAGCGGCGGTGTCTCCACTCTGGACGATCTGCGGGCGCTGGCGACGCTGGAGAAGGAGGGCGTCGAGGGCGTGATCGCCGGAAAGGCCCTGTACGCCGGGGCGTTCACGGTCGCCGAGGCGCTCGCCGCCCTGGAGGAAGCGTGA
- a CDS encoding histidinol-phosphate transaminase — translation MTSEIRALLREELQGLSAYGAPQLDVAVRLNVNENSYAPPTEVVRAVARALEGEIATLNRYPDRDALKLRADLAAYLGHGLTAEQVYAANGSNEVQQQLLQAFGGPGRTALGFGPAYSMHPLLAAGTATGWVDGGRGPDFGLTASHVEAVLREYRPAITFLCSPNNPTGTALSLDVVRAALAATSGIVVVDEAYAEFARPGTPSALTLLEANPRLVVTRTMSKAFAFAGARVGYLAAGPEIVEAVQLVRLPYHLSALTQAAARAALAHADVLLSTVEQIKIQRDRIVAELRERGHQVADSDANFVLYRVARDGSADETDQKVVWRRILDAGVLVRDVGLPGWLRVTAGTPAETSAFLAAVETSDSLPAAVETLEN, via the coding sequence GTGACCTCCGAGATCCGTGCGCTGCTTCGCGAGGAGCTGCAAGGGCTGTCGGCGTACGGGGCGCCACAGCTGGACGTGGCCGTCCGGCTCAACGTCAACGAGAACTCCTACGCCCCGCCCACCGAAGTCGTCCGCGCGGTGGCACGGGCGCTCGAAGGCGAGATCGCGACGCTCAACCGCTACCCCGACCGGGACGCGCTCAAGCTGCGCGCCGATCTGGCGGCCTATCTGGGCCACGGGCTGACCGCCGAGCAGGTGTACGCCGCCAACGGCTCCAACGAGGTCCAGCAGCAACTGCTGCAGGCGTTCGGTGGCCCCGGGCGGACGGCGCTCGGCTTCGGCCCGGCGTACTCGATGCACCCGTTGCTCGCCGCGGGCACCGCGACCGGGTGGGTCGACGGCGGCCGGGGGCCGGACTTCGGGCTCACCGCTTCGCACGTCGAGGCGGTGCTTCGCGAGTACCGACCGGCCATCACGTTCCTGTGCTCGCCGAACAACCCGACCGGCACCGCGCTCTCGCTGGACGTGGTCCGGGCGGCGCTGGCGGCCACCTCGGGGATCGTCGTCGTGGACGAGGCGTACGCCGAATTCGCCCGCCCCGGTACGCCGAGCGCCCTGACCCTGCTGGAGGCGAACCCGCGCCTGGTCGTCACCCGCACGATGAGCAAGGCGTTCGCGTTCGCCGGAGCCCGGGTCGGCTATCTCGCCGCCGGCCCCGAGATCGTCGAAGCCGTGCAGCTCGTCCGGCTGCCGTACCACCTCTCGGCGCTGACCCAGGCGGCCGCCCGCGCCGCGTTGGCCCACGCCGACGTGCTCCTCTCCACAGTGGAGCAGATCAAGATCCAGCGTGATCGGATCGTCGCCGAACTGCGGGAGCGGGGCCACCAGGTCGCCGACTCGGACGCGAACTTCGTGCTCTACCGCGTCGCGCGGGACGGCAGCGCGGACGAGACCGATCAGAAGGTCGTCTGGCGGCGGATCCTCGACGCCGGAGTGCTCGTCCGGGACGTCGGGCTGCCGGGGTGGCTGCGAGTGACCGCCGGTACGCCCGCCGAGACCTCCGCCTTCCTGGCCGCTGTCGAAACCTCGGACAGCCTCCCGGCCGCCGTCGAAACCTTGGAGAACTGA